Part of the Imperialibacter roseus genome, TTCAGTGAATGATATTCTTAGAATTATTGAAAAGGGCCTCTTTCACGTCAATGCCCGGGTTTGCAAATATGTGCTGTCTTACCAAAACCTGGGTGAACTAAGGAGTTTTCTTCTGGAGATACCGCCAGCCATTTTGACTCGCCTGGATGAGTGTATCTGCGGCGACGGCTACCATGTGATGCCAGAATATGAAACAAATTATCTTCTGCTAAGAGAGGTGTTGGAAGGCAAGCCCGCCTTGCTTTCATTGGCAGTTTAACACGAGGTTCGGGTCGGGACAAATTTTCTCAAAGAGAGCTCTGTCCGATACAGCGGCAACCCCTGGAAAGTCTCCAACCTTCCCTATCAAGTCAGTGATCAGTTGAAAGTGGAGGTGCGGCGGCCAGTTACCATTTTCCTCGTTGTCGCCAAGCGTGGCGAACGCCGATCCCCGCTGGATTTGATCCCCGATTGATAAACCGACCAATGACGATCGGCTTAAATGGCCATAGAGTGTGAAGAATGTATGGCCATCCAGGAGGTGCTTCACAATGATGGTCGGCCCGTAATTGGCGAAGCCAGCATTGTCAGCAAAGCTCTCCACAACACCATGCAGCGGGCAATAAAGGGCAGTGCCAGCAGGTGCCCAAAGGTCAATGCCCAAATGAAGACTTCTGGGCTCGCCTTGCCCGTCGAAATGTTTACTTCTCCTGTAGATTTCCCGGTGCTCCATATATCCACCCCAACCGATTTTTCCTTCCAACTGCAGTTCCATCCACGCCGTGAAGGCGGCAGTGTCATTAACATCAACAACCATCAGGGCCTCGTTGTACTTCGACATGTCCACCTTTTTCAGGTTGGAGGTATCGTGCAGGCCTTTCATTACTTCATGAAAGCTGGACTGATATTTTGAAAGAGTTTCGTTGAGTTGCATAAAAAAGCCCTTTTGATTTCAAAAGGGCCTAAAATTACGTTTTTTAACTTTAACCATCGTTAGGTTTGGGAGCACCTTCAAGGATTTCCTTGTTGGCAAAGCTCTCGAATTTTTCAAAGTTTTTGACAAATGCCCGGGCCAGTTCATTGGCTTTTTTGTAATAAGCTTCGTCGTTGTTCCAGGTCTGCCTTGGGCTAAGCACGTGATAGGGCACACCAGCGCATTCCAAAGGAATGAGGGTGCCAAAGATGCTGTGTGGCTTGTAAGCCACGTGTTCGAGATTACCTTCAAGTGCCGCCGAGATCATTGCCCTCGTGTACTTTAGCTTCATGCGTTCGCCAACGCCGTAGGGACCACCTGTCCATCCTGTGTTTACCAGCCAAATATTGACCTGGTGCTTATCCATTTTCTCTCCGAGCATTTCTGCGTAGGTAGTTGGGCGCAATGGCATGAAAGGGGCACCAAAACATGCCGAAAATACCATTTGTGGTTCGGTGACGTCCGCCTCAGTACCGGCAACTTTGGCGGTGTAGCCTGAGATGAAATGATACATGGCCTGACCCTTTGTTAGTTTCGAAATAGGAGGCAACACACCGAAAGCATCCGCTGTTAAGAAAAATATGTTCTTAGGAATGCCCCCAATAGAAGGCGAGACAGCACTTTTTATGTGACTAAGAGGATAGGCTGTCCGGGTGTTTTGCGTGACTGTTTTGTCTGTGTAGTCAACTTCGTGCGTTCCGGGAAAAAACCTGGTATTCTCCACAATGGCACCAAAGGAGATCGCATCCCATATCTCCGGCTCTTCGTCTCTGGTTAAATTAATGACTTTTGCATAGCATCCGCCTTCAAAATTAAAGACCGTCTTGCCTGTCCAGCCGTGTTCGTCATCACCAATCAGCATCCTTTCCGGATCAGCTGACAGCGTGGTTTTGCCTGTTCCGGACAAGCCGAAGAAAATGGCTGTGTCACCTTCCTTACCTATGTTGGCACTACAGTGCATCGACAGCACTTGGTGGTCGTGTGGAAGCAGGTAATTCAAAACTGAGAAAACCCCTTTTTTCATTTCCCCTGCGTAGCCTGTACCTCCTATAAGGATCACTTTTTTGCTCATATTGAGGATGGCGAAGTTTTCCTGCCTGACACCATCAGTCTTGGGGTCAGCTTTGAATTCCGGGATACAAATGATAGTAAAATTGGGAGCAAAGTCTTTGAGCTCATCCTTTGTTGGCCGAAGGAACATGTTGTGGCAGAACAGGTTCTGCCAGGCCAGCGTATTGATAACTCGCAGGTTCATTTGGTAGTTTTTATCGGCCCCCGCATAGGCGTCTCTTATGTAAACTTTCTTTCCCTCAAGAAAGGCGACCATCTTAAAAAATAGCTTCTCGAAATAGGCTTCTGAGATAGGGATGTTAATGTCTCCCCACCAGACGGTGTTCTCCGTTTTTTCGTCTTTCACAATAAACCTATCCTTCGGCGACCTTCCCGTGAATTGGCCTGTGTCACACATAAACGCCCCGGTGCTTGTGAGGTGGCCTTCCTGATTCGATAGTGCTTCTTCAATCAGCTCCGCCGGGCCGAGGTTCCATTTTACTTCTTTCGCCTTTCGTTGGAGTGTTTCCATCGGAGACCCGGAATGTGGCTCCCATGTAAAAACTTCAGGGGCTTTTGAGATTACATCTTGCATAAGGAATTTTTGGGTTATATGTTGTATTCAATGTAACTAGCTATTCGGTCAAAAGTGTTGACGATTGTCATCTCTGCAGCAGATTATTTGCAGGTTTTGTATGTCGGCAATATTTTCATTACTTGCGTTAATTTTACCCACCGAAAACGATTGCAATTTAGGTTTTTTACCTCGAGAAAAAGAAGAAGCATATGTCAAATAATGATTCTGCGAGTACCGCCACACCACAAATGTTTGGCCACCCCAAAGGCTTGTTCTATCTGTTTTTTGCCGAGCTATGGGAGCGTTTCAGCTTCTATGGTATGCGGGCGTTGCTGACGCTTTACATGGTTAATAAACTATTCGAGGCGTTTGCAGATAGAGACACCCGTTCGATTATTATTTATGCATCCTATGGAAGCCTGGTTTATGCAAGTACTGTGCTTGGCGGTAGGGTGTCGGACGCTCTTTTAGGTAACCGAAAGTCGATCATTCTTGGCGGTGTGATGATGTCAATCGGTCATTTCGTTTTGGCTATCGACAACCAGGCAACTTTCTTTGCTGGTCTCGCTCTGATCATCATCGGCACGGGATATTTCAAGTCAAATATCTCAACTTTTGTGGGCACACTTTACGAAAAAAATGACCCCAGACAGGACGGCGGTTTTACCATCTTCTACATGGGGATTAATATCGGAGCCTTCACAGCGCCCCTGCTTTGTGCGTGGCTTGCGAGTTCTTATGGCTGGCACTATGGTTTTGGTGCGGCAGGCGTGGGAATGGTGCTAGGCCTTGTTACGTTTGTTTATGGCTCCCGAAGTGGTGTGTTTGGAGATAAAGGCTATCCCTTGCAGCCAGAAAAGTTGGAAAAAAAGTGGGCGGGGTTGAAAGTTGGTGTTTGGGTGCCGCTCTTGTCATTTGCGGCTGTTCCCGTGATCACACTCATGATCTCCGATTACACTGTTTATACAATCGGGAGCATCTTTGAAGGTTCAATAGTAAGGTTCTTCTTTTATGTTTTATTGATAGTGATCATCGGGTACCTGGTTTGGGTAAGCGTTAAGCTCCCCAGGGAGGAATGGCAGAAGCTGGTCGTGGCCGTTTTTCTTACGATGTTTATGTCTTTCTTTTGGGGTTTTCACGAATTGTCGGGTAGTATTATTACGTTGTTTGCCGCCAGAAATGTGAACCTGGTGGGGATGGATGCAGCCGGCACCAACTCCCTGAACCCGTTCTTTATCGTAGTGTTTTCTATGGTGATGCCGGTTGTATGGATGTGGCTTTCGAAAAAAGGAAAGAATCCAAGAACACCCTATAAATTTGCCATGGGGCTTGCCCAGTTGGGTGTCGGTTTTTTCATTATCAGCTTGAGCAAGAGCTTTGCGGATGATAATGGCTTCGTTCCCTTTATCTTCCTTGTTGTCATGTACCTGTTCATTTCCACTGGCGAACTCTTTATGTCGCCCGTGGGGCTTTCAAAAATTACGAGCCTCTCACCTCTAAAGATCAAGTCGTTTATGATGGGTGTTTGGTTTATGTCTTCGGCTTTTGCCTTCCAGATCGGCGGGATGGTGGGAGAGTACCTTGCCATCGAATCGAACCAGGCGGCCGACCAGGTCGGAGGCTGGGACACGCTTGATGTGTACCTCAACGGCTTCGAAAAGATCGCCTATGTGTCATTTGGCTTCGCCCTGCTGGTGGTAGTGCTGAGTCCGTGGCTGAAGAAATGGATGAAGGAAGTTCACTAATGATTAACTTGTCGCTTAGCATTGTCTTCAGCTTCTAGTTTATCAATGTATTTTTCCCTCTCTGAAGAAATAACCACGAGAAGAGGAATGATCAAGAAAAAAAGAAGTACCCATATAAGGTAAGCATTGTCCTTTTCGGTAGTTACCTGCACTGGCTCTCCGTACGAAATGAGCTCAGCCCAGTTGTGGGGATGGGCAGAAAGCTTATCTGAGGTAGACAGGTATTCGAGTTTAGCATCACGAAGCGCTTTAAGCGTATTGCTTCCCAAAGACAGCTTTCTGAAAAAGCTGCCTACGATATTTTTACTATGCTCGTCATGCGCTTCCCAGAGCCCCAGAACCACTGCTCCACTGCCAGCAGAAAGAAAGGCCCTCACCATGCTGATCACAGCCTCACCGTGTGGGATCAACCCCATGCCTGTTTCAGTGGAAGTTAGTACGATGACATTGCCTGGCAGATCAAGATTGTAGATCTCATGGCTATACAAATTTCGCTCGATGTTGGTAGTTTTGCCCGGGTTGAATATCAGCTTTGGGTAGTCGATGGCATCACCATGAATCAAAAGGTAGAGAATTTCGAACCGGGGTGCCATTCTGATAAAGGCATCTTTTGTTGCCTGCTCTCCTCTGAAGGTCAAGCCTTCAAAATACAGCCTTGAGTTCTTGATCTCCTGCATGATATAGGCAGAAGCGGTATCACTGCTGCTAAACCGGCTTTTTAATGCAAAAGAAGTCAACTGTGAATTGTGCTTTGGCAATACAGGAGGGTGATCAAGAAGCATCTCAGCGGAGGTGATGTAGGAGATGGTGGCAGATTTGATGAGATAAGGCAAGCTATTGTAGCCGGTAGGATTGGACGGTACTTCTGTTATAAGTGTCTCAAACGGAATCAATTTGATAAGCCCGTCGGGTGCTATAACGATGGTTTTTTCACTTGGTAGGTTCGGCAGTAGCGGCTCCAGAACATCGTTGTAAAGAATGCTTGAGCTTTCTATGAAATCAATCATTTCATCCTGGGAAAATTCAGCCGGTGTTGCCCAGAAATGAGATAAGAACCGGTGTATTTTACCTTCAAACTCAGCGTTTACTTCGTTTTCGATGAACATCCTCGATGAGTCACTCACGCTGAGACCATATACATGACGATTTCCATAGAAATATTCGATCAGGTGAATATTGGAATGATTATGGAAATCCATGAAGGTGACGTCGTCAAAGAGCGAATACTCTGTGCTGCTGGTTTTCATATAATTCTGCGCCTTCACTCTCCAGGTCACCATTTTGTCAAAGCTCTCAATCAACAGGTTCTCTCTGGCTAACCTTTCATCGTCGTTGATGGCCAGCTCCAGCTCATCGATACGGTGCAATATTTCTTTGTTCAAAACGTCGAAAGTTGACTCCAATGAATCGGGAAGCCCTACTTTGTTAAGAAACATGGCCTCTGCAGCTTCTTTTCTAATGCGCATCAGCTTGTCATTTTCTATAAGCTGTAGCGCTTTTACCCAATAAGCTTTGTCGCTTGTTTGCTGATAGAGGTGATGCGAGGCGCCAAGCGCATATTCGGTAAGTAGATGAAAATTGGTTATTCTGTCTGGTATTACCTGTTCCTCCGGAAGACCATAGGAAGTGTTATATCTGGTGTATTCCAATGTAGCTTCCAGCATGCTCAAACCAGTTGCTAGTCTTTCTGTTGAAACATCCCCCGCACTAACGATGGCAATGGCAATTTTTTCCATAGCAGCCATTGCTCGTGGCAGTAAATGGGCAACGATTTG contains:
- a CDS encoding peptidoglycan DD-metalloendopeptidase family protein — protein: MQLNETLSKYQSSFHEVMKGLHDTSNLKKVDMSKYNEALMVVDVNDTAAFTAWMELQLEGKIGWGGYMEHREIYRRSKHFDGQGEPRSLHLGIDLWAPAGTALYCPLHGVVESFADNAGFANYGPTIIVKHLLDGHTFFTLYGHLSRSSLVGLSIGDQIQRGSAFATLGDNEENGNWPPHLHFQLITDLIGKVGDFPGVAAVSDRALFEKICPDPNLVLNCQ
- the pckA gene encoding phosphoenolpyruvate carboxykinase (ATP), encoding METLQRKAKEVKWNLGPAELIEEALSNQEGHLTSTGAFMCDTGQFTGRSPKDRFIVKDEKTENTVWWGDINIPISEAYFEKLFFKMVAFLEGKKVYIRDAYAGADKNYQMNLRVINTLAWQNLFCHNMFLRPTKDELKDFAPNFTIICIPEFKADPKTDGVRQENFAILNMSKKVILIGGTGYAGEMKKGVFSVLNYLLPHDHQVLSMHCSANIGKEGDTAIFFGLSGTGKTTLSADPERMLIGDDEHGWTGKTVFNFEGGCYAKVINLTRDEEPEIWDAISFGAIVENTRFFPGTHEVDYTDKTVTQNTRTAYPLSHIKSAVSPSIGGIPKNIFFLTADAFGVLPPISKLTKGQAMYHFISGYTAKVAGTEADVTEPQMVFSACFGAPFMPLRPTTYAEMLGEKMDKHQVNIWLVNTGWTGGPYGVGERMKLKYTRAMISAALEGNLEHVAYKPHSIFGTLIPLECAGVPYHVLSPRQTWNNDEAYYKKANELARAFVKNFEKFESFANKEILEGAPKPNDG
- a CDS encoding peptide MFS transporter, which produces MSNNDSASTATPQMFGHPKGLFYLFFAELWERFSFYGMRALLTLYMVNKLFEAFADRDTRSIIIYASYGSLVYASTVLGGRVSDALLGNRKSIILGGVMMSIGHFVLAIDNQATFFAGLALIIIGTGYFKSNISTFVGTLYEKNDPRQDGGFTIFYMGINIGAFTAPLLCAWLASSYGWHYGFGAAGVGMVLGLVTFVYGSRSGVFGDKGYPLQPEKLEKKWAGLKVGVWVPLLSFAAVPVITLMISDYTVYTIGSIFEGSIVRFFFYVLLIVIIGYLVWVSVKLPREEWQKLVVAVFLTMFMSFFWGFHELSGSIITLFAARNVNLVGMDAAGTNSLNPFFIVVFSMVMPVVWMWLSKKGKNPRTPYKFAMGLAQLGVGFFIISLSKSFADDNGFVPFIFLVVMYLFISTGELFMSPVGLSKITSLSPLKIKSFMMGVWFMSSAFAFQIGGMVGEYLAIESNQAADQVGGWDTLDVYLNGFEKIAYVSFGFALLVVVLSPWLKKWMKEVH
- a CDS encoding CHAT domain-containing protein → MKAKLITLIAIAFTCFQAEAANDPKKDTTKVLTEIEIQMLKADSLKQMNQFELALEYWEFVLTDFSSSHTNRLRALNESADLYRELDLKTKSRDRLREARAQLPSNTEYKNLRSENLLFWGRYYSDSNQKDSALHSFRNAAFLAEEINDNKLKFLSWVELGNFYRNTVNNDLAAVYYYNKAVSLSEEGKVNMPIIEARTSFAMAQTANELNEKEKAIDYSQEALHIMDSLEESVHYDFIANLNFLMATLYIELNEPEDAIKHLTRAIYLRNTYNPKDQTFNKTYYYPALSMAYEATHSFDSAILVEERLSSLTSSDDINANPDTQYRLATLYLKQGNLVQANKLSSAYLKYQKANSAPASPEIFKALIARADYFFAANLPDSAFRFYTQSLKTIDTGLTIDDLLNKVREKQIVAHLLPRAMAAMEKIAIAIVSAGDVSTERLATGLSMLEATLEYTRYNTSYGLPEEQVIPDRITNFHLLTEYALGASHHLYQQTSDKAYWVKALQLIENDKLMRIRKEAAEAMFLNKVGLPDSLESTFDVLNKEILHRIDELELAINDDERLARENLLIESFDKMVTWRVKAQNYMKTSSTEYSLFDDVTFMDFHNHSNIHLIEYFYGNRHVYGLSVSDSSRMFIENEVNAEFEGKIHRFLSHFWATPAEFSQDEMIDFIESSSILYNDVLEPLLPNLPSEKTIVIAPDGLIKLIPFETLITEVPSNPTGYNSLPYLIKSATISYITSAEMLLDHPPVLPKHNSQLTSFALKSRFSSSDTASAYIMQEIKNSRLYFEGLTFRGEQATKDAFIRMAPRFEILYLLIHGDAIDYPKLIFNPGKTTNIERNLYSHEIYNLDLPGNVIVLTSTETGMGLIPHGEAVISMVRAFLSAGSGAVVLGLWEAHDEHSKNIVGSFFRKLSLGSNTLKALRDAKLEYLSTSDKLSAHPHNWAELISYGEPVQVTTEKDNAYLIWVLLFFLIIPLLVVISSEREKYIDKLEAEDNAKRQVNH